In the genome of Streptomyces sp. SAI-127, the window CGCCCGCGGAGGACGAGGCCGGTCAGGTCGCCGAGGCCCTGACCACCGTGCACCGCGCGGCACTGCGGGCCGCCGTGGAGCGCGCCGAACTCGCCAGCGGCATCTCCGGGGTCTTCGTCAACCTCGCCCGCCGCAGCCAGGTCCTCGTCCACCGCCAGCTGAGCCTGCTCGACAGCATGGAGCGCCGCTCCGACGACCCGAACGAACTGAGCGACCTCTTCCGGCTCGACCACCTCACCACCCGCATGCGTCGCCACGCCGAGAGTCTGATCATCCTCTCCGGAGCGGCACCCGGCCGCGCCTGGCGCATGCCGGTGTCGCTGACCAACGTGGTCCGCGCGGCCGTCTCCGAGGTCGAGGACTACGCGCGCGTGGAGGTGCGTCAGCTGCCCGACGCCTCCGTCGTCGGCGCGGCGGTCGCCGACCTCACCCACCTGCTGGCCGAGATCATCGAGAACGCCGCCCAGTTCTCACCGCCCCACACGCGTGTGCGGGTCACCGGCGAGCCCGTCGGCAACGGCTACGCGGTCGAGGTCGAGGACCGCGGTCTGGGCATGGGCAAGGAGACCCTCGCGGAGGCCAACCGGCGCATCGAGCAGTCCGAGGCGCTCGACCTGTTCGACAGCGACCGGCTCGGTCTGTTCGTGGTCAGCAGGCTCGCGGCCCGGCACGGCATCAAGGTGCACCTGCGCACCTCGCCCTACGGCGGTACCACCGCGGTCGTCCTGCTGCCCACGGCGCTGCTGCACATCAAGGCGGCGGAACGTTCCCCCGCCGAGGCCGCGGACCGGGAACGGCTCACGGAACGCGAGTACGCGCGCGTGGCCGCCGCCGAACGGGACCAGGAGTCCGTCCCCGCCCCGGCCGAGCGGCCCGCCCTGGTGGCTCCCCTGACGGCCTCGGCGGACCGGGGAACGACCGGTACACCGCCCTCCGGAGTCACCACCCTGCGTCTGCACCGCCCGCCCGACGAGCCGGAGGAGTCCGACGACCTCCCCCGCCGGGTACGGCAGGCGCACCTCGCTCCCCAGTTGCGCGAACAGCGCTCCGAGGAACCGGTCCCGGCAGCCGCCGGCCGGGACGACGACGGCCGTACACCCGAGATGGTCCGGGACCGGATGGCGGCATACCGGGACGGCTGGGCGCGCGGCGGCGGCAGGCGTCCCGGCCGTGGTGCCACCCCTGATTCCCCAGCGGGCAGAGACAGCAGCGAAGGAGACCGAGGATGATCCAGGACCCGAGTACGAGGGCCGACATGGGAGTCCCCCCGCGCGAGCGAAGCCGGGAGTGGGGAAGGTCCGGCGAACTCGACTGGCTGCTGGACGACTTGGTGCTGCGGGTGAGCGAGGTACGGCATGCCGTGGTGCTCTCCAACGACGGTCTCGCCGTGGGGGCCTCGACGGACCTGCGCCGCGAGGACGCGGAACACCTCGCCGCGGTCTCCTCCGGCTTCCACAGCCTGGCCAAGGGGGCGGGCCGGCACTTCGGCGCCGGGGGAGTGCGCCAGACCATGGTCGAGATGGACGACGGCTTCCTGTTCGTGGCCGCCGCGGGAGACGGCTCCTGTCTCGCCGTCCTCACCGCTGTGACCGCGGACATAGGACTGGTCGCCTACGAGATGGCACGGCTGGTCAAGCGGGTCGGCGAGCACCTCTACACGCCACCGCGCGTCGGCGCGCGGCCACCCGCGGCAGGATGAGAGGGAAGGGCGGTCGGCTCAGATGACCGAGGACATGGAGGGCGTCCCGTACGAACCGGGCAGCCAGTGGTACGACGGCGAGGCCGGGCCCCTCGTCCGCCCCTACGCGATGACGGGCGGACGCACCAAACCCGGCCCCAGCGGGGTGCGTTTCGACCTGATCGCCCTTGTCACCCTGGACCTGGGCGCGCCCGGAGCCGGCGACGACACGGCGCTCGGGCCCGAACACCGTGCCCTCATCGACCTGTGCCGCACGGAGACGCAGTCGGTGGCGGAACTCTCCGCGGGCGCCGACCTGCCCGTGGGCGTGGTCAGGGTGCTCCTGGGAGACCTCCTGGAACTCGGCTGTGTCACGGTCAGCCGCCCGGTGCCGCCCGCGCAGCTGCCCGACGAACGGATTCTGCGCGAAGTGATCGAAGGGCTCCGGGCGCTGTAGATGAACGTTCAGAACCACCGCGGTCCGGTACGGCACCGACTCGTGCACCCTTTCCGACACCGATCGGGCACGAGTCGTTCGCAACGGGCAATAAGCGGTCCAACCACTCGCAGCGGAACTCCAGTTGTCATGATGCTGCCTTCGCGACCCCGTACCGACGTAGCCGCCCGTTGCCGGCCCTCCCGAGAGAAGTGATCGATGGTCTCCGAGAACTCCGACGCCCAGGGCGACACGACCGCCCTCGCGCTGAAGATACTGGTCGCCGGCGGGTTCGGCGTGGGCAAGACCACCCTGGTGGGCGCCGTCAGCGAGATCAGGCCGCTGCGCACGGAGGAACTGCTCAGCGAGGCAGGCCAGTTGGTGGACGACACCGACGGCGTGGACCAGAAGGTCACCACCACGGTGGCCATGGACTTCGGACGCATCACCATCCGCTCCGGCCTGTCCCTCTACCTCTTCGGCACCCCGGGGCAGGACCGCTTCTGGTTCCTGTGGGACGAGCTGTCGCAAGGGGCCCTGGGCGCCGTCGTCCTCGCGGACACCCGGCGCCTGGAGGACTGCTTCCCGGCCGTGGACTACTTCGAGCACCGGCACATCCCCTTCGTGGTGGCCGTCAACTGCTTCGCCGGTGCCCGGACCTACGGCGCCCACGACGTCTCGCGCGCCCTCGACCTCGATCAGGGCACGCCCGTGGTGCTGTGCGACGCACGGGACCGTGACTCGGGCAAGGAGGTGCTGATCCGACTGGTCGAGTACGCCGGGCGGATGCACACCGCCCGGCTGCTCGACTCGGTGGGCTGATCAGGACGGAGGGCCGCTCACCGGCACGTCACTCCGCGACGGCCTTCTGTGCCAGCACCCTGTCGATCCGCACGCGGACGAGGAGTTCTCCCGGAACGCCGTTGCGGGCGCCGAACTCCTCGGCCCGTTCCTCGCCCATGTACCGCGCCCCGATCCGCCCGGCCCAGTGCCTGACCTCGTCGAGATCCTCCGAGATCCGGGCCCGGCCCTGGAGCACCACGTAGTCGAAGGGCGGCCGGTCGTCGTCCACACACAGGGCGACACGCCCGTCCCGTGCCAGGTTGCGCCCCTTCACGGTGGCCTTTCCGGTGTTGAACACCACGTCGTCACCGTCGAGCACGAACCAGATCGGTGCCACATGCGGGCTCCCGTCGGCCCTGACGGTCGACAACTTGCCGGTGCGGGTGCCGTGCGAGACGAACTCCCGCCATTCCTCATCGGTCATCTTCTGTGCCATGTCCCCATTCTCCTTGCCCCGTTGACGGCCGTGGGGAAGGCTTGTGTGGAGATCCTCCGGGCAGGAGGAGACGTCACACGGGGAGACGGGACACATGCCGGAGAAGCAGGGGCTCGGCTGGCTGCTGGACGATCTGACCGAGCGCGTCGACCATGTTCGGCACGCGCTGGTGCTGTCCAACGACGGGCTGGTCACGGGCGCCAGCACGGGGCTGCGCCGCGAGGACGCGGAACATCTCGCCGCCGTCTCGTCCGGACTGCACAGCCTGGCCAAGGGCTCGGGACGCCACTTCGGCGCGGGCAAAGTACGGCAGACGATGATCGAGTTCGACGACGCGGTGCTCTTCGTCACCGCGGCGGGCACCGGCAGCTGTCTGTGCGTGCTCAGCGGCTCGGACGCCGACATCGGCCAGATCGCCTACGAGATGACGTTGCTCGTCAACCGGGTCGGCGAGCACCTCGACGTGGACGCCCGCCGACCCGAGCGGAGTCCGGCGCCGGACTTCTGACCTGCATGTTCTTGGGTCCACCAGGAGTTATCCACAGGCTCGCCACGCATCTCGCCCCACCGGCTACGGTTTTTGTCACGGCGAGCGCACACAGCGTGAGCGATGACTCCACGGGGAGAGCGACCATGTCGGGCAGCCTGATCACCCAACGCCATCACCAGCCGCACACACCCAGCCGAGCCGCCCGGGAACTGGGCCTCAAGCGAAGCGAGTTCGACCTCGCGGTGCACCTCGGGCAGATCCGGACCGTGCCCGACGAAGGAGGCGGGGGCCGACGCGTCACCCGCTCCGAGATCGACCGGCTGCGGGCGACGGACGGCTTTCCCGACTCGCTGCTTCAGCGCGTGCGGGTCGTGGGCACCACCGAGGGCGCGAAGGTCATGGACGTCCCTGCGGGCAGGTTCACCCGCCTGGCCCGCCTGGGCCTGTTCTCGCCGGTGCGCTTTTACCTCAACCGGTACCGCGCCGTGGTGTGGCTGTATCTCGCCGAAGAACTCGAGGAGTTCACGGCAGTCGAGGAGAACACCCCGCTGCTGACCGCACGCCGTATGCCCGAAGGGCTGCGCGACATGCTGGACGCGGGCGTGGACCTGCGGGCCCGTAACTGGCGGGGGCGCCACCGCGGATTCCTCCTGCGGCTCGCCGAAGACCCCTGGGAGAGCGCCGGAGCCCTGGCCGCCTTCCTCGACCCCGTCCAGATCGCGGAGCTCGTCCCCGACCCCTACGAGCGATCCCATCTGGGCCGCTTCCGGCCGGGACCACCGGCCCAGGGCGCGCAGGGATCGCCCGCCGCGCACCTCATCGAGAAGATCATGACGGCTGACCACCCGGACGAGATCGAATGGCTCAGGACCGACCTGGCCCGCGCCCTGGAGGACGCACGGAGGTTCCGGCCCGCGCCGCGCCCCACGGCCCGGCGGACAGCCTCCACCCAGCCGCAGGACTCGTCGACGCCCCAGGAGGAGCCGACCCGCGGCCTGCTGGGCCGGCTCCGGCGCAGAAGCTCCTGACCTACAGCGGCCGGAACAACCCTTCCTGGACGACCGACACCAGCAGACGTCCCTCCAGGTCGTAGATCCGGCCACGAGCCAGACCCCGTCCGCCCGTCGCGATCGGCGACTCCTGGTCGTACAGGAACCACTCGTCCGCGCGGAACGGCCGGTGGAACCACATGGCGTGATCCAGCGACGCGATGTCGAAGCTCCGCGGACCCCACAGGGGCTGGACCGGGAGGCGGACGGCGTCCAGGAGAGTCATGTCGCTCGCGTAGGTCAGCGCGCAGGTGTGCACGACCGGGTCGTCCCCGAGCGGCCCGACCGCGCGCATCCACACCGCGCTGCGCGGCTCGGCGTCCTTGACCTCCTCGGCGCTCCAGCGCAGCCGGTCCACATACCGGATGTCGAAGGGCTGGCGGCGCGCCATCCGCTCCAACTGCTCGGGCAGTTCGCCCAGATGCTCCCGGATCTCGTCGCCGACCGTCGGCAGGGACTCCGGAGGCGGGACCTTGCGAGTAGGCGGCAGCTGGTGCTCGAAGGCACCTTCCTCAGGCTTGTGAAAGGAGGCGGTGAGATTGAAGATCGTGCGGCCCTGCTGCACGGCGGTGACCCGGCGCGTCGTGAACGACCGTCCGTCCCGCACCCGCTCGACCTGGTACACGATCGGTACGCCGGGCCGGCCCGGGCGCAGGAAGTACGCGTGCAGCGAGTGCACCGGGCGGTCGCCGTCCGTGGTGCGGGCGGCGGCGACCAGCGCCTGGCCCGCCACCTGGCCGCCGAAGACCCGCTGGAGGGACTCGTGCGGGCTTCGGCCACGGAAGATGTTGACCTCGATCTGCTCCAGGTCGAGCAGGTCGACGAGCCTCTCGGCCGGGTTCGTCATGGGTGGGATTCTCCTGTGCTCACAGCTGGCCGACATCGGTGACCCGGACGACCGCGCGGCCCTCCGCGTCGGAGGCGGTGAGGTCGATCTCCGCGCTGATGCCCCAGTCATGGTCGCCGTTCGGGTCGGCGAAAGTCTGCCGTACGCGCCACAGCCGGTTCTGCGGCTCCTCCTCGATCTGCAGCAGTTTGGGACCGCGGGCGTCGGGTCCGGTGCCGAGGTCGTCGTACTCGTCCCAGTACTTGTCCATGGCCTCGCCCCACGCGTCGGCGTCCCAGCCGGCCTCGGCGTCCATCTCGCCGAGCTCCTCGACCTGGTCGAGGGCGGCGAGTTCGACGCGGCGGAACAGGGCGTTGCGGACCAGGACGCGGAAGGCGCGCGAGTTGGTGGTGACCGGCTTGACCTCGTCGGCCCGCTCCTGGGCCTCCTCGGCGGTCATCTCCTCGGGGTTGGCGAGCTGCTCCCACTCGTCCAGGAGACTGGAGTCGACCTGGCGGACCGTCTCGCCGAGCCACTCGATCAGGTCCTGCAGATCCTCGGACTTGAGGTCGTCCGGGATGTTGTGGTCGAGCGTCTTGTAGGCACTTGCGAGGTAGCGCAGGACAATGCCCTCGGTGCGCGCCAGCTCGTAGAAGGACACCAGCTCCGTGAAGGACATGGCCCGTTCGTACATGTCACGGATGACGGACTTCGGGGAGAGGGGATGGTCGCCGACCCAGGGGTGGCTCTTGCGGTAGGTGTCGTACGCGTGGAAGAGGAGCTCCTCCAGGGGCTTCGGGTAGGTGATGTCCTGGAGGCGTTCCATGCGCTCCTCGTACTCGACGCCGTCCGCCTTCATCGCGGCCACGGCCTCGCCCTTCGCCTTGTTCAGCTGGGCGACGAGGATCTGGCGGGGGTCGTCCAGCGTGGACTCCACGACGGAAACCATGTCCAGGGCGTAGGACGGCGACTCGGGGTCGAGCAGCTCGAACGCGGCGAGCGCGAAGGTGGACAGCGGCTGGTTGAGCGCGAAGTCCTGCTGGAGGTCCACCGTGAGGCGGACGATGCGGCCACTGGCGTCGGGCTCGTCGAGCTTCTCGACGATGCCGCCGTCCAGCAGCGAGCGGTAGATCGCGATCGCCCGCCGGATGTGCTTCAGCTGCTGCTTGCGCGGCTCGTGGTTGTCCTCCAGGAGATGCCGCATCGCCTCGAAGGCGTTGCCCGGACGGGCGATCACCGACAGCAGCATCGTGT includes:
- a CDS encoding PPOX class F420-dependent oxidoreductase; amino-acid sequence: MAQKMTDEEWREFVSHGTRTGKLSTVRADGSPHVAPIWFVLDGDDVVFNTGKATVKGRNLARDGRVALCVDDDRPPFDYVVLQGRARISEDLDEVRHWAGRIGARYMGEERAEEFGARNGVPGELLVRVRIDRVLAQKAVAE
- a CDS encoding acyl-CoA thioesterase II, yielding MTNPAERLVDLLDLEQIEVNIFRGRSPHESLQRVFGGQVAGQALVAAARTTDGDRPVHSLHAYFLRPGRPGVPIVYQVERVRDGRSFTTRRVTAVQQGRTIFNLTASFHKPEEGAFEHQLPPTRKVPPPESLPTVGDEIREHLGELPEQLERMARRQPFDIRYVDRLRWSAEEVKDAEPRSAVWMRAVGPLGDDPVVHTCALTYASDMTLLDAVRLPVQPLWGPRSFDIASLDHAMWFHRPFRADEWFLYDQESPIATGGRGLARGRIYDLEGRLLVSVVQEGLFRPL
- a CDS encoding roadblock/LC7 domain-containing protein — its product is MPEKQGLGWLLDDLTERVDHVRHALVLSNDGLVTGASTGLRREDAEHLAAVSSGLHSLAKGSGRHFGAGKVRQTMIEFDDAVLFVTAAGTGSCLCVLSGSDADIGQIAYEMTLLVNRVGEHLDVDARRPERSPAPDF
- a CDS encoding DUF742 domain-containing protein, giving the protein MTEDMEGVPYEPGSQWYDGEAGPLVRPYAMTGGRTKPGPSGVRFDLIALVTLDLGAPGAGDDTALGPEHRALIDLCRTETQSVAELSAGADLPVGVVRVLLGDLLELGCVTVSRPVPPAQLPDERILREVIEGLRAL
- a CDS encoding DUF6397 family protein is translated as MSGSLITQRHHQPHTPSRAARELGLKRSEFDLAVHLGQIRTVPDEGGGGRRVTRSEIDRLRATDGFPDSLLQRVRVVGTTEGAKVMDVPAGRFTRLARLGLFSPVRFYLNRYRAVVWLYLAEELEEFTAVEENTPLLTARRMPEGLRDMLDAGVDLRARNWRGRHRGFLLRLAEDPWESAGALAAFLDPVQIAELVPDPYERSHLGRFRPGPPAQGAQGSPAAHLIEKIMTADHPDEIEWLRTDLARALEDARRFRPAPRPTARRTASTQPQDSSTPQEEPTRGLLGRLRRRSS
- a CDS encoding roadblock/LC7 domain-containing protein, whose protein sequence is MGVPPRERSREWGRSGELDWLLDDLVLRVSEVRHAVVLSNDGLAVGASTDLRREDAEHLAAVSSGFHSLAKGAGRHFGAGGVRQTMVEMDDGFLFVAAAGDGSCLAVLTAVTADIGLVAYEMARLVKRVGEHLYTPPRVGARPPAAG
- a CDS encoding ATP/GTP-binding protein, which gives rise to MVSENSDAQGDTTALALKILVAGGFGVGKTTLVGAVSEIRPLRTEELLSEAGQLVDDTDGVDQKVTTTVAMDFGRITIRSGLSLYLFGTPGQDRFWFLWDELSQGALGAVVLADTRRLEDCFPAVDYFEHRHIPFVVAVNCFAGARTYGAHDVSRALDLDQGTPVVLCDARDRDSGKEVLIRLVEYAGRMHTARLLDSVG